Proteins from a genomic interval of Paenibacillus sp. FSL R5-0623:
- a CDS encoding DUF5123 domain-containing protein → MIRVVILMIPILMLLVSGCQNHTSSMKDPVSVQKSDPQVIHYISPQGNDSNKGTIQSPWKTLQHAADHASPGSTIYLREGVYHQKVKITRSGNSSANPTLFSSYPQEQVIINGKGLSVRGIEGLIEIENASYITIQNLEIRNFTTTLGGQVPTGIYVHGAGEHIQLLGNTIHAIASYATPEGPDLRGRDAHGIAIYGTEHPQALRDIIIKDNELYDLTLGSSESLAVNGNVDTFAIQDNIIHDSDNIGIDLIGYEGTSEDDTYDQARNGIVRGNEVYDITSNNNPSYGTDLPNETNSAGGIYVDGGKDHIIDQNRVYRSDIGIEIASEHAGRSTSNITVRDNLIYSNRLTGIAMGGYDEERGATEDSKIMYNTLVGNDTLNAGNGQLFMQSRTMNNTFMRNILVSSSSEVLIYNEYTSNTGNVFDHNVYYSPGEKEDALWVWKNKAYSGIAAYIKGSGNDAHSIYVNPAFMDEPNKDFRPQANSPAKAYGYLAPR, encoded by the coding sequence TTGATTCGCGTAGTTATACTTATGATTCCGATTCTGATGTTGCTCGTATCCGGTTGTCAGAATCATACATCTTCCATGAAGGACCCCGTTTCTGTTCAAAAGTCTGATCCCCAGGTCATCCATTACATATCACCGCAAGGAAACGACTCCAATAAAGGCACCATTCAATCTCCTTGGAAAACGTTGCAGCACGCAGCCGACCATGCTTCGCCAGGAAGCACGATTTATTTGCGTGAAGGTGTCTATCATCAGAAAGTCAAAATCACCCGGAGCGGTAATTCTTCCGCTAATCCAACCCTATTTTCAAGTTATCCTCAGGAGCAGGTTATCATTAATGGTAAAGGTTTATCTGTCCGGGGCATTGAAGGGTTAATTGAAATTGAAAATGCCAGTTATATCACGATTCAAAATCTCGAAATTCGTAATTTCACAACCACACTTGGGGGCCAAGTTCCAACCGGGATTTATGTCCACGGAGCAGGTGAGCATATTCAGCTGTTAGGCAACACCATACACGCGATCGCTAGTTACGCAACTCCTGAAGGTCCCGATTTGCGGGGCAGGGATGCCCACGGTATTGCCATATATGGCACAGAGCACCCTCAAGCTTTACGCGATATCATCATCAAGGATAATGAATTGTATGATCTTACACTTGGTTCAAGCGAGTCACTCGCAGTCAACGGTAATGTTGATACCTTTGCCATCCAGGACAATATCATCCATGATTCCGATAATATTGGTATTGATCTGATCGGGTACGAGGGTACGTCCGAGGACGACACGTACGATCAGGCCCGGAACGGCATTGTACGAGGTAACGAAGTATACGATATTACGTCCAATAACAATCCCTCCTACGGTACAGACCTGCCCAATGAGACCAACTCGGCCGGCGGCATCTATGTAGATGGCGGGAAAGATCATATCATCGACCAGAACCGGGTATATCGGAGCGATATCGGAATTGAGATTGCCTCAGAGCATGCCGGACGTTCAACCAGCAACATTACCGTGCGTGATAACCTGATTTATTCCAACAGATTGACGGGCATTGCCATGGGAGGTTATGACGAGGAACGAGGAGCTACCGAGGATAGCAAGATTATGTACAATACGCTTGTGGGAAATGATACGCTGAATGCAGGCAATGGACAGTTATTCATGCAATCACGGACAATGAACAATACATTCATGCGTAACATTCTCGTATCGAGCAGCTCGGAAGTACTGATATACAACGAATATACTAGCAATACCGGCAATGTGTTTGACCATAATGTCTATTACTCACCAGGTGAGAAGGAAGACGCCCTGTGGGTTTGGAAAAATAAAGCCTACTCCGGCATCG
- a CDS encoding DUF2625 domain-containing protein: MNTLTIAELVDRENHAWEELKELLDSGQNTYVYVPAKQEAGEDTLYRLQISTKSYLGAVAYETEGIVLDHGWITLLGAGGDSTSGSLTSWNGVSEQPWVDVLEGMMVVAYDAAGGFFGLDTGKYGRTGHIYYFAPDTLEWESTELAYSGFINWLANGDLEQFYRTFRWKGWQEDMSQLQTGQVFAYYPPLWTQEGDGESSSKAPISIMEAWKFALDGK; this comes from the coding sequence ATGAATACATTAACGATAGCTGAATTAGTAGATCGGGAGAATCACGCATGGGAAGAACTCAAAGAACTCCTGGATAGTGGGCAAAATACATATGTGTATGTTCCAGCAAAACAAGAGGCTGGAGAGGATACCCTCTATCGTCTGCAAATAAGCACCAAATCCTATTTGGGGGCTGTTGCTTATGAGACAGAAGGTATTGTACTCGACCATGGCTGGATCACGCTGCTTGGTGCGGGTGGTGACAGTACATCGGGGAGTCTCACCAGTTGGAATGGTGTAAGTGAGCAACCTTGGGTAGATGTGCTGGAAGGTATGATGGTCGTTGCATATGATGCGGCAGGCGGTTTCTTCGGACTGGATACAGGCAAGTATGGCCGCACGGGACACATATATTATTTTGCACCGGATACACTCGAATGGGAATCGACAGAACTGGCATATTCAGGTTTCATCAACTGGCTGGCGAATGGCGATCTGGAGCAGTTCTATCGGACCTTTCGCTGGAAAGGCTGGCAAGAGGATATGTCTCAGCTCCAGACAGGACAAGTATTTGCGTATTACCCACCACTTTGGACGCAGGAAGGTGACGGCGAGAGCAGTAGTAAAGCCCCAATTAGCATAATGGAGGCCTGGAAGTTCGCACTGGACGGGAAATAG
- a CDS encoding VOC family protein, which translates to MTHVLLMSHSVFPTLDMKRTAQFYEEKMGFRVVEYLDAAEPHICLYRDLTEIILTQSNGQKVIPNRELYGYGYDAYFITQNQEELQQELINADVKIVRVLNHTDYNNKEFVIEDIDGRWIAFGIKQG; encoded by the coding sequence ATGACTCATGTATTATTAATGTCCCATAGCGTATTTCCGACGCTTGATATGAAGCGAACCGCGCAGTTTTATGAAGAAAAGATGGGCTTTCGGGTGGTCGAATATCTGGATGCCGCGGAACCTCATATCTGCCTGTATCGTGATCTTACCGAGATTATTTTAACCCAAAGCAATGGACAGAAAGTTATACCCAACAGAGAATTATATGGCTATGGATATGATGCATATTTTATTACCCAAAACCAGGAAGAGCTTCAACAGGAATTGATCAATGCAGATGTGAAAATCGTACGTGTCCTGAATCATACAGACTATAATAACAAGGAGTTTGTGATCGAGGATATCGATGGAAGATGGATCGCTTTTGGCATAAAACAGGGGTGA
- a CDS encoding MFS transporter, producing MPLWTCCLFIVVMNTTMFNVSLPVIIHDLQITSDLGSWVISSYSIGYALSTVIYSRLSDRIPVRKLLTVGLLILGLSSLLGLFAHNFAILLLTRILQSAGAGVMAGLGLVIASRYIPVERRGAAIALISSGSAMAFGLGPIVGGLISEYWGWNGLFAITVLVLLALPVLLYFLPRESIKTDQPFDVIGAILTVINATTLLVAITQQSWFWFAIGVISLIAHLLYIRKASLPFVNPQVFQTPGYTRLILIGFCVLVVNLGNLFLMPLVLADLYGRSSLAIGLLIAPGAIVAAFCTRFVGRWIDRYGNMRFMIIGHILLAAVLALFMLGLDQSALIITSGYLFFSPALSASMASLNNEASRVLPKAQIGSGMGMLQLIQFFGGSVSVAVCGLMLHSIPGVSVEEAYHVVYACLLLICVVSLGLTVWHSRASRSGIKSVTLDN from the coding sequence ATGCCACTCTGGACATGCTGTCTGTTCATCGTTGTGATGAATACCACCATGTTCAATGTTTCTTTGCCAGTCATTATTCATGATCTTCAGATTACATCAGATCTGGGGTCTTGGGTTATCTCAAGTTATTCGATTGGTTACGCCTTGTCGACGGTGATTTACAGTCGATTGTCAGACCGTATTCCGGTACGCAAACTGTTAACAGTCGGGCTTCTGATTCTGGGGTTATCTTCATTGCTCGGATTGTTCGCGCATAACTTCGCGATCTTGTTGCTGACACGCATTCTGCAATCTGCAGGTGCAGGAGTTATGGCCGGGCTGGGTCTCGTCATTGCAAGTCGTTACATACCAGTGGAACGGCGCGGAGCTGCCATCGCACTCATCTCATCAGGTAGCGCCATGGCTTTTGGACTTGGCCCCATTGTCGGCGGACTCATTAGTGAGTACTGGGGCTGGAACGGACTTTTTGCCATAACCGTGCTTGTCCTGCTCGCCCTGCCTGTATTGCTCTATTTTCTCCCCCGTGAATCCATCAAAACAGATCAGCCGTTCGATGTTATTGGTGCCATACTAACCGTCATTAACGCCACTACACTTCTCGTCGCAATCACCCAGCAATCCTGGTTCTGGTTTGCCATCGGCGTTATCTCTCTTATTGCACACCTCTTGTATATTCGGAAAGCGAGTCTTCCGTTTGTGAATCCACAAGTGTTCCAAACGCCAGGATACACCCGGTTAATCCTTATCGGATTCTGCGTGCTGGTGGTGAATCTGGGCAATCTGTTTTTGATGCCGCTTGTGCTTGCTGATCTATATGGTCGCTCTTCACTCGCCATTGGTTTGCTGATTGCTCCTGGAGCTATTGTTGCAGCATTCTGCACCCGTTTCGTTGGACGCTGGATCGACCGTTATGGCAATATGCGATTTATGATCATCGGACACATTCTGCTCGCAGCAGTGCTTGCTCTATTCATGCTCGGACTGGACCAATCCGCCCTGATCATTACCAGTGGTTATCTCTTTTTCTCACCGGCACTGTCAGCCTCCATGGCTTCACTGAATAATGAAGCGTCACGTGTGCTGCCCAAAGCGCAAATCGGTTCCGGTATGGGCATGTTACAACTGATTCAATTCTTCGGTGGTTCGGTGTCTGTAGCCGTGTGTGGACTAATGCTACACAGCATTCCGGGAGTCTCAGTCGAGGAAGCTTATCATGTGGTGTATGCTTGTCTGTTGCTCATCTGCGTTGTTTCACTCGGATTGACCGTCTGGCATAGCAGAGCTTCACGCTCAGGCATTAAATCGGTTACATTGGACAATTGA